In Methanooceanicella nereidis, a single window of DNA contains:
- a CDS encoding dipeptidase, translating into MIPAEILEKIGKERHAYEKELMEFIRIPSVSADPKHANDVRKAAEWVLEKLQKMGFEGRSYETEGHPVIYAERCPYKDQQTLLIYGHYDVQPPDPVEAWKSPPFSPEIRDGYIYGRGATDDKGQFLTYLKAIEAILSESGEIPINVKFLVEGEEELGSINLVPFVKKHKKELEADAIAISDSAQFASGMPTICYGLRGITYLQLDVYGPAFDLHSGHYGGAVANPANVLVEILSRLMDNEGKILIPGFYDDVIDIEPWECKEMASLPYEEEAVKKHLCIKHLKPEKGYTPLECMKARPTLDINGIWGGYSGPGTKTIIPSKAGAKVSMRLVPDQDPEKITALFKEYVNSISPEGVTVQMTEFQKNHPVIVPRENDTIKAAFCAIQSGFGKTPVFIREGGSIGIVSDFKNVLGIENILLIGWGSPDDGAHSPNERFSLEDFNNGIKSAAALLYELKV; encoded by the coding sequence ATGATCCCTGCAGAGATACTGGAAAAGATAGGGAAAGAACGTCATGCTTATGAAAAAGAGCTTATGGAGTTCATTCGCATTCCCAGCGTCAGCGCCGACCCAAAACATGCTAATGATGTCAGGAAAGCCGCGGAATGGGTGCTGGAAAAATTACAAAAAATGGGCTTTGAGGGCAGATCGTATGAGACCGAGGGGCATCCGGTCATATACGCTGAAAGATGCCCTTATAAAGATCAGCAAACACTGCTCATATACGGGCATTACGACGTTCAGCCGCCAGATCCTGTCGAGGCATGGAAAAGCCCTCCGTTCTCGCCTGAAATAAGGGATGGATATATTTATGGCCGCGGCGCTACCGATGATAAAGGCCAGTTCCTCACCTACCTGAAAGCGATTGAAGCGATCCTGTCCGAATCCGGCGAGATACCGATCAACGTCAAATTCCTTGTAGAGGGCGAAGAAGAGCTGGGAAGCATTAACCTTGTACCTTTTGTGAAAAAACATAAAAAAGAGCTCGAAGCGGATGCCATTGCAATATCTGACAGCGCGCAGTTCGCTTCCGGGATGCCTACCATATGCTATGGGCTGAGGGGTATAACATATTTGCAGCTTGACGTATACGGTCCGGCCTTTGACCTGCATTCCGGACATTATGGCGGTGCAGTGGCCAACCCTGCGAACGTACTGGTGGAAATATTAAGCAGATTGATGGACAATGAAGGAAAGATCCTCATACCAGGTTTCTATGATGATGTTATCGACATAGAGCCGTGGGAATGTAAAGAAATGGCGTCTTTGCCGTATGAGGAAGAGGCGGTTAAGAAACACCTGTGCATCAAGCATCTCAAGCCTGAAAAAGGGTATACTCCGCTCGAATGTATGAAAGCCCGCCCGACTCTGGACATTAACGGGATATGGGGCGGTTATTCGGGCCCCGGAACAAAGACGATAATACCTTCAAAAGCCGGGGCTAAAGTCAGCATGAGGCTGGTGCCAGACCAGGACCCGGAGAAGATCACAGCGTTATTCAAGGAATATGTAAATTCCATCTCTCCGGAAGGCGTTACTGTCCAGATGACCGAGTTTCAGAAAAACCATCCTGTCATAGTGCCGCGTGAAAACGATACTATAAAAGCCGCTTTTTGCGCGATACAGTCGGGGTTCGGTAAAACGCCCGTGTTCATAAGGGAAGGGGGGTCCATCGGGATCGTCAGCGATTTTAAAAATGTCCTTGGCATTGAGAACATACTCCTGATCGGATGGGGAAGCCCGGATGACGGAGCACATTCCCCTAACGAGCGTTTCAGCCTTGAAGATTTCAATAACGGTATCAAGTCGGCGGCCGCATTATTATATGAGCTCAAAGTCTGA
- a CDS encoding carboxypeptidase regulatory-like domain-containing protein, with the protein MNSKIKFTIVILFVLCIAGISFISSASASSSVKVNGTVSINNVPTGEATIKYVYMTGGSVSTVTDGNGYYELFVDTDKLLSVEIFYGGSKLDTSSTFMYESGMTDVRADYTFNNMGVSPPPVIIPSPTPTTSPVPSVTTTPIITPAPVPDPCFNISGMIKDMKMNGIQGVKITIWNTASENGKSVNTGLPDIINNPQLTGTGISSPAGSFSFDMVPAGTYNITAEKDGKATYQIIEIFQSGTLTLNLVLQDSVEPAGNATGQNMTFTPQQNPVSSPTSQPTVTPAPHSTSDPVSSPTSDPTGKNPVNPDPKASTDSLVSYFTYIALGLVLLICGGFFVIMLLKR; encoded by the coding sequence ATGAATAGTAAAATTAAGTTTACAATAGTTATCCTTTTCGTGTTATGTATAGCGGGTATCAGCTTTATCTCATCCGCGAGCGCCTCAAGTTCCGTAAAGGTCAATGGGACAGTCAGCATAAATAATGTCCCGACCGGCGAAGCGACCATTAAATATGTTTACATGACCGGGGGAAGCGTAAGCACAGTAACCGACGGTAACGGCTATTATGAGCTTTTCGTAGATACCGATAAACTGTTATCTGTAGAAATTTTCTATGGCGGCTCAAAACTGGACACCAGCAGCACGTTCATGTACGAGAGCGGCATGACTGATGTCCGGGCGGATTATACTTTTAACAATATGGGCGTATCCCCACCCCCGGTAATCATTCCGTCCCCCACACCGACTACTTCGCCCGTTCCCTCTGTAACGACAACCCCGATTATAACGCCTGCTCCTGTACCGGACCCGTGCTTCAACATTTCCGGTATGATAAAAGATATGAAAATGAACGGCATACAGGGCGTAAAGATCACGATATGGAATACAGCTTCCGAGAATGGCAAAAGTGTGAACACCGGCCTTCCGGACATAATAAATAATCCTCAGCTGACGGGGACCGGCATTTCAAGTCCTGCCGGCTCATTTAGTTTCGACATGGTTCCCGCAGGCACATATAATATTACCGCGGAAAAAGACGGGAAGGCCACTTATCAGATCATAGAGATATTCCAGTCAGGCACGTTGACTTTGAACCTGGTCTTACAGGACAGCGTAGAGCCTGCAGGTAATGCAACCGGACAAAACATGACGTTTACGCCACAGCAAAATCCTGTCTCGAGCCCGACATCTCAGCCCACAGTAACCCCGGCCCCTCATTCGACCTCAGATCCTGTCTCGAGCCCTACATCTGATCCGACCGGGAAAAATCCTGTAAATCCCGATCCGAAAGCGTCTACTGATTCATTGGTTAGTTACTTTACCTATATTGCCTTAGGATTGGTCTTATTGATCTGCGGAGGGTTCTTCGTGATAATGTTATTAAAAAGATAG